In Corythoichthys intestinalis isolate RoL2023-P3 chromosome 4, ASM3026506v1, whole genome shotgun sequence, a genomic segment contains:
- the si:ch211-254p10.2 gene encoding solute carrier family 40 member 1 yields MSQRAEYSQCGGVVVELESDNIRNARAQKNRSIPGSALIYLKGPKFLIYVSGALSMWGDRMWHFAISVFLIELYGRSLLLTAVFGLVVAGSVLLLGALIGDWVDRNPRNKVAHASLFIQNISVTLCSIVLMLVFSYKQRIEQIWDGWLTVVCYTVVIVLADVANLASTALTIAIQRDWIIVITGYNRGHLAGMNATMRRIDQVTNILAPLAVGQVMTLASNVVGCGFILGWNLVSLIVEFFFLSRVYRIVPALSLKPPTAEVDQANLQGKHRRGSQGQVVQPLAEGNSNTSLHLKEITNLPLCFRRFRWLVSTCKDGWMSYYQQPVFLAGMGLAFLYTTVLGFDCITTGYAYTQGISGSLLSLLMGVSAITGLMGTVMFTRLRKTYGLINTGIISSCLHLGCLLICVCSVFAPGSPMDLSLLMPYFTSNSSSEFEGLASQRQKHTSPLRGSSNQPLVPDRSSIHWTNNTVLFDNVPSGSTPESYISIILLFMGVITARIGLWSFDLTVTQLLQENIGETERGVVNGVQSSMNYLMDLLHFIMVISAPQPQHFGILVLISVLFITTGHTMYFLYAHRAKRKRQLDT; encoded by the exons ATGTCCCAGCGAGCCGAGTACTCCCAATGTGGCGGCGTTGTGGTCGAGTTGGAGTCTGACAACATCAGGAATGCGAGAGCCCAAAAAAACAGGAGCATACCAG GTTCAGCGCTTATCTACCTCAAGGGTCCGAAGTTCCTCATCTATGTCAGTGGTGCATTGTCAATGTGG GGGGACCGAATGTGGCACTTTGCCATCTCTGTGTTCCTGATCGAGCTGTACGGACGTAGCTTGCTGTTGACTGCGGTGTTCGGCTTGGTGGTGGCTGGATCAGTCCTCCTTCTCGGAGCTTTGATCGGAGACTGGGTTGACCGCAATCCTAGGAATAAAG ttGCACATGCATCTCTTTTCATCCAGAACATCTCAGTGACACTTTGTAGCATTGTGCTCATGTTGGTCTTCTCATACAAGCAAAGGATTGAGCAAATCTGGGACGGCTGGCTTACT GTGGTTTGTTATACGGTGGTGATCGTCCTGGCAGATGTGGCAAACCTTGCAAGCACTGCGCTGACCATTGCCATCCAGAGGGACTGGATCATAGTCATCACAGGATATAATCGCGGCCACCTAGCTG GAATGAATGCCACCATGAGGCGGATAGACCAGGTGACTAACATCCTGGCCCCGCTTGCAGTGGGACAGGTTATGACCCTGGCCTCCAATGTAGTTGGGTGTGGGTTCATTCTGGGATGGAACCTCGTATCTCTCATAGTGGAGTTTTTCTTCCTGTCACGGGTATACCGCATCGTCCCTGCTCTTTCCCTGAAACCGCCAACGGCAGAGGTGGACCAGGCCAATCTGCAAGGGAAGCACAGAAGAGGATCACAAG GTCAAGTAGTTCAGCCTTTGGCAGAGGGGAACAGCAACACCAGCCTTCACCTGAAAGAAATCACCAATTTACCGTTGTGCTTCCGGAGGTTTCGCTGGCTAGTGAGCACCTGCAAGGACGGGTGGATGTCCTACTATCAACAGCCAGTGTTTCTGGCAGGAATGGGCTTGGCGTTCCTCTACACCACCGTACTGGGCTTTGATTGCATCACCACAGGCTACGCCTACACTCAGGGCATAAGCGGCTCCCTTCTCAGTTTGCTGATGGGTGTATCGGCCATCACTGGACTGATGGGAACTGTCATGTTTACCAGACTTAGGAAGACGTACGGTCTGATCAACACTGGCATCATCTCGAGCTGCCTCCACCTGGGATGCTTGCTTATATGTGTGTGTTCCGTATTTGCCCCCGGCAGTCCCATGGATCTCAGCTTGCTCATGCCCTATTTTACCTCAAACTCCTCCTCTGAATTTGAAGGGCTGGCGAGCCAAAGACAAAAACACACGTCTCCTTTGAGGGGAAGCAGCAATCAGCCACTAGTACCAGACCGCTCCTCCATCCACTGGACCAACAACACTGTGCTTTTTGACAACGTACCCTCCGGTAGCACACCAGAGTCTTACATCTCCATTATCCTGTTGTTCATGGGGGTCATCACTGCGCGCATCG GTTTGTGGTCCTTTGACCTAACAGTGACCCAGCTTTTGCAGGAGAACATCGGTGAGACCGAGCGAGGTGTTGTAAATGGAGTGCAAAGCTCTATGAATTACCTGATGGATCTGCTCCACTTCATAATGGTCATCTCTGCTCCACAGCCACAGCATTTTGGCATCCTAGTTCTCATTTCTGTACTCTTCATCACCACTGGACACACTATGTACTTCCTGTACGCACACAGAGCTAAGAGAAAACGTCAGCTGGACACCTAA